From a single Miscanthus floridulus cultivar M001 chromosome 8, ASM1932011v1, whole genome shotgun sequence genomic region:
- the LOC136476376 gene encoding transcription initiation factor TFIID subunit 10-like isoform X1, which translates to MMSSGGGAGGPGGGMGPEVGGGGDGRHDDEAALTEFLSTLMDYTPTIPDELVEHYLGRSGFQCPDLRLTRLVAGATQKFLSDIASDSLQSDVLVLLYSLLKFQESRELFRRRCLKA; encoded by the exons ATgatgagcagcggcggcggcgcaggaggCCCTGGCGGGGGCATGGGTCCGGAAGTGGGTGGAGGGGGGGACGGACGGCACGACGACGAGGCTGCGCTCACCGAGTTCCTCTCAACCCTCATGGACTACACCCCCACG ATTCCCGACGAGCTGGTGGAGCACTACCTCGGCCGCAGTGGGTTCCAGTGCCCCGACCTTCGCCT AACGAGACTAGTTGCTGGTGCCACCCAGAAGTTCCTATCAGACATTGCTAGCGATTCTCTTCA GTCTGATGTTTTAGTGCTCCTCTACAGCCTACTGAAATTTCAGGAGTCAAGAGAGTTGTTCAGGAGAAGATGCCTGAAGGCATAA
- the LOC136476376 gene encoding transcription initiation factor TFIID subunit 10-like isoform X2, with translation MMSSGGGAGGPGGGMGPEVGGGGDGRHDDEAALTEFLSTLMDYTPTIPDELVEHYLGRSGFQCPDLRLTRLVAGATQKFLSDIASDSLHLLKFQESRELFRRRCLKA, from the exons ATgatgagcagcggcggcggcgcaggaggCCCTGGCGGGGGCATGGGTCCGGAAGTGGGTGGAGGGGGGGACGGACGGCACGACGACGAGGCTGCGCTCACCGAGTTCCTCTCAACCCTCATGGACTACACCCCCACG ATTCCCGACGAGCTGGTGGAGCACTACCTCGGCCGCAGTGGGTTCCAGTGCCCCGACCTTCGCCT AACGAGACTAGTTGCTGGTGCCACCCAGAAGTTCCTATCAGACATTGCTAGCGATTCTCTTCA CCTACTGAAATTTCAGGAGTCAAGAGAGTTGTTCAGGAGAAGATGCCTGAAGGCATAA